One Molothrus ater isolate BHLD 08-10-18 breed brown headed cowbird chromosome 32, BPBGC_Mater_1.1, whole genome shotgun sequence genomic window carries:
- the TRIM54 gene encoding tripartite motif-containing protein 54: MNFAVGLKPLLAEARSMESLEKQLICPICLEMFSKPVVILPCQHNLCRKCANDVFQASNPLWQSRGSSAVPSGGRFRCPSCRHEVVLDRHGVYGLQRNLLVENIIDIYKQESARPLHAKAEQHLMCEEHEDERINIYCLRCEAPTCSLCKVFGAHKDCEVAPLPAVYQRQKSELSDGIAMLVAGNDRIQAIITQMEEICHTIEENSRRQKQHLGLRFDALYGILEERKKELLQSIAAEQEAKLQRVRGLIRQYGDHLEASSKLVESAIQAMEEPQMAVYLQHSKELLKKITDMSKASMSSRPEPGYENMDHFSINVDYVAEMLRTIEFQTEPLGEDEGDGPGDGSEAAADEDRLDSLEVPEAAEDVGPRQKPASSPHGQH, from the exons ATGAACTTCGCGGTAGGGCTGAAGCCGCTTCTGGCGGAGGCGCGGAGCATGGAGAGCCTGGAGAAGCAGCTCATCTGCCCCATCTGCCTGGAGATGTTCTCCAAGCCCGTGgtcatcctgccctgccagcacaaCCTCTGCCGCAAGTGCGCCAACGACGTTTTCCAG GCCTCCAACCCGCTGTGGCAGTCGCGGGGCTCCAGCGCGGTGCCTTCGGGCGGGCGGTTCCGGTGCCCGTCCTGCCGGCAcgaggtggtgctggaccggCACGGGGTGTACGGACTGCAGCGGAACCTGCTCGTGGAGAATATCATCGACATCTACAAGCAGGAGTCGGCCCG ACCCCTTCATGCCAAGGCTGAGCAGCACCTCATGTGCGAGGAGCACGAGGACGAGCGGATCAACATCTACTGCCTGCGCTGCGAGGCGCCCACCTGCTCCCTGTGCAAGGTGTTCGGGGCGCACAAGGACTGCGAGGTGGCCCCGCTGCCGGCCGTCTACCAGCGACAGAAG AGCGAGCTCAGCGATGGCATCGCCATGCTGGTGGCAGGGAACGACCGGATCCAGGCCATCATCACGCAGATGGAGGAGATCTGCCACACCATCGAG GAGAACAGCAGGCGGCAGaagcagcacctggggctgcGCTTCGACGCGCTCTACGGCATCCTGGAGGAGCgcaagaaggagctgctgcagagcatcGCCGCCGAGCAGGAGGCCAAGCTGCAGCGGGTCCGCGGGCTCATCCGCCAGTACGGAGACCACCTGGAGGCCTCCTCCAAGCTGGTGGAGTCAGCCATCCAGGCCATGGAGGAGCCCCAGATGGCCGTGTACCTGCAG CACTCAAAGGAACTCCTGAAAAA gatcacagACATGTCCAAGGCATCAATGAGCAGCCGCCCTGAGCCCGGCTACGAGAACATGGACCACTTCTCCATCAACGTGGACTACGTGGCTGAGATGCTGAGAACCATCGAGTTCCAGACag agcccctgggtGAGGATGAGGGGGATGGACCCGGGGATGgcagtgaggctgcagcagacgaGGACCGGCTGGACAGCCTGGAGGTGCCCGAGGCTGCTGAAG ATGTGGGGCCGAGGCAGAAGCCAGCGAGCTCTCCCCATG GTCAGCACTGA
- the SLC30A3 gene encoding probable proton-coupled zinc antiporter SLC30A3, with the protein MEPPTGTESARLVSPRGGRADGSLRLKSLFTGSGDPSAPAAPPAPDPRCRCSPPTPSRGQGGLQARRQLSVACAVCCLFMVGEVIGGYLAHSLAIMTDAAHLLTDVGSMSVSLFSLWVSSRPPTKTMTFGWHRSETLGALASVLSIWVVTAALVYLAAARIISNDYEIEARAMLATSACAVGVNLVMAYILHQSPAGHGHGPGAYEQLESSVSCQPSPLPGSTSVRAAFIHVVGDLLQSVSVLVAATIIYFKPQCKIADPISTLFFSVFVLGSTITILRDVFMVLMEGAPRGLQFDAVKEALLGARGVRGVHDLHLWALTPNHAAVSVHVAVDAGADTEMVLQEVTARLQSRFGFALCTVQVEQHQEESAGCPHCQDPQT; encoded by the exons ATGGAGCCCCCGACCGGCACCGAGAGCGCCCGCCTGGTCAGCCCGCGGGGCGGCCGCGCCGACGGCAGCCTGCGCCTCAAGAG TCTCTTCACAGGCTCTGGAGACCCCTCAGCACCGGCGGCCCCCCCGGCTCCAGATCCGCGCTGCCGCTGCAGCCCCCCGACCCCCAGCCGCGGGCAGGGCGGGCTCCAGGCCCGCCGGCAGCTGAGCGTCGCCTGCGCCGTCTGCTGCCTCTTCATGGTCGGGGAGGTGATAG GCGGCTACCTGGCACACAGCCTGGCCATCATGACGGATGCAGCCCACCTGCTGACGGACGTGGGCAGCATGTCcgtcagcctcttctccctctGGGTCTCCAGCCGCCCGCCCACCAAGACCATGACCTTCGGCTGGCACCGCTCAG AGACGCTGGGTGCGCTGGCCTCTGTCCTCTCTATCTGGGTTGTGACCGCAGCCCTGGTCTACCTGGCAGCCGCCCGCATCATCAGCAACGACTACGAGATCGAGGCACGAGCCATGCTGGCCACATCTGCCTGTGCCGTTGGTGTCAATCTGGT catGGCCTACATCCTGCACCAGTCCCCTGCTGGCCACGGCCATGGCCCGGGGGCCTACgagcagctggagagctccgtgtcctgccagcccagccccctgCCCGGCAGCACCAGCGTGCGGGCAGCCTTCATCCACGTGGTGGGTGACCTGCTGCAGAGCGTCAGCGTCCTCGTGGCTGCCACCATCATCTACTTCAag ccccagtgcaAGATTGCAGACCCCATCAGCACCCTCTTCTTCTCCGTCTTCGTCCTTGGCTCCACCATCACCATCCTCAGAGATGTCTTCATGGTCCTCATGGAAG GGGCTCCACGGGGGCTGCAGTTCGATGCGGTGAAGGAGGCGCTGCTGGGGGCCCGCGGCGTGCGGGGTGTCCATGACCTGCACCTCTGGGCACTGACACCGAACCACGCCGCCGTGTCGGTGCACGTGGCCGTGG ATGCCGGTGCTGACACGGagatggtgctgcaggaggtcaCCGCCCGGCTCCAGAGCAGGTTTGGCTTTGCCTTGTGCACGGTACAGgtggagcagcaccaggaggagtCAGCaggctgtccccactgccaggaCCCCCAAACCTGA
- the LOC118700654 gene encoding uridine-cytidine kinase-like 1, translating into MAAAGAEERRGAAGPERAHSSAPGPGPGPLGSLLSRLPLAPAPAPRRRTASQCKPEPPLLRTSKRTIYTAGRPPWYSETGAPVDEAFVIGLCGGSASGKTTVATRIIEALDVPWVVLLSMDSFYKVLDEGQQALAARSDYNFDHPDAFDFELLVNVLRKLKKGKSVKVPVYDFTTHSRRREWKTVYGANVIVFEGILAFANKELLKLLDMKVFVDTDSDIRLVRRLQRDIMERGRDVAGVIKQYNKFVKPAFEQYIEPTVQVADIVVPRGGENFVALDLIVQHVHSQLEKREITVRAALASAHQGQPLPKTLSVLESTPQVRGMHTIIRNKDTTRDEFIFYSKRLMRLLIEHALSFLPLKSVTVETPQGTTYEGKRFHRQRITGVSILRAGETMEQALTAVCKDIRLGKILIQTNLDTGEPELHYLRLPKEISEDYVILMDSTVSTGAAAMMAVRVLLDHDVQEDRIFLLSLLMAEMGVHSVAYAFPRVHIITTAVDKRVNEEFHIIPGIGNFGDRYFGTDGPSAWCDSDSVDC; encoded by the exons atggcggcggcgggcgctgaggagcggcggggggcggcggggccggagcgcGCCCACAGctccgctcccggccccggccccggccccctgGGCTCGCTGCTCAGCCGCTTGCCGCTGGCGCCTGCCCCGGCCCCACGGCGCCGCACCGCCAGCCAGTGCAagccggagccgccgctgctgcGCACCAGCAAGCGGACTATCTACACGGCCGGGCGGCCGCCGTGGTACAGCGAGACCGGCGCGCCCGTAGACGAGGCCTTTGTTATCG GCCTGTGCGGCGGCAGCGCCTCCGGCAAGACCACGGTGGCGACGCGGATCATCGAGGCGCTGGACGTGCCCTGGGTCGTGCTGCTCTCCATGGACTCCTTCTACAAG GTGCTGGATGAGGGGCAGCAGGCGCTGGCAGCCCGCAGCGACTACAACTTCGACCACCCCGATGCTTTTGACTTCGAGCTGCTCGTCAATGTCCTGCGCAAGCTCAAGAAGGGCAAGAGCGTGAAGGTGCCGGTGTACGACTTCACCACACACAGCCGGCGCCGCGAGTGG AAAACAGTGTATGGGGCCAACGTCATCGTGTTTGAAGGGATCCTGGCCTTTGCCAACAAGGAGCTGCTCAAG ctgctggacATGAAAGTGTTTGTGGACACGGACTCCGACATCCGCCTGGTGCGGCGGCTGCAGCGCGACATCATGGAGCGCGGGCGCGATGTGGCGGGGGTCATCAAGCAGTACAACAAGTTTGTGAAGCCGGCCTTCGAGCAGTACATCGAGCCCACCGTGCAGGTGGCCGACATCGTGGTGCCCAGGG GTGGGGAAAACTTCGTGGCACTGGACCTCATTGTGCAGCACGTGCACAGCCAGCTGGAAAAG CGGGAGATTACAGTCAG ggcagccctggcctcgGCCCACCAAGGACAGCCCCTGCCCAAGACCCTGAGCGTCCTGGAGAGCACGCCACAGGTGCGGGGCATGCACACCATCATCAG GAACAAGGACACGACCAGGGACGAGTTTATCTTCTACTCCAAGCGCCTGATGCGGCTTCTGATCGAACATGCCTTGTCCTTCCTGCCCCTGAAG TCGGTCACGGTGGAGACGCCCCAGGGCACCACGTACGAGGGGAAGCGCTTCCACAGGCAGCGG ATCACGGGCGTGTCCATCCTGCGGGCAGGTGAGACCATGGAGCAGGCCCTGACCGCTGTGTGCAAGGACATCCGCCTGGGCAAGATCCTCATCCAGACCAACCTGGACACGGGGGAGCCCGAG CTGCACTACCTGCGCCTGCCCAAGGAGATCAGCGAGGACTACGTGATCCTCATGGACAGCACGGTGTCCACGGGGGCCGCGGCCATGATGGCCGTGCGCGTGCTGCTG GACCACGACGTGCAGGAGGACAGGATCTTCCTGCTGTCGCTGCTGATGGCGGAGATGGGGGTGCACTCCGTGGCCTACGCCTTTCCCCGCGTCCACATCATCACCACCGCTGTGGACAAGCGGGTCAACGAGGAGTTCCACATCATCCCGGGCATCG GTAACTTTGGAGACAGATACTTTGGCACCGATGGCCCCTCGGCCTGGTGTGACAGCGACAGCGTGGACTGCTGA
- the DNAJC5G gene encoding dnaJ homolog subfamily C member 5G: MAEPPRPQRKLSRVGESLYRVLGLQKGSSPEEIKKAYRKLALKYHPDKNPDDPAAAERFKEINSAHATLSDVDKRRLYDQYGSLGLYVAEQFGDDAVRHYFLMSKWWFQALVLCCGALTCCCCCCCCFFCCGTCCQPKEDESYKYVDPKDLEAQMRAEDRDPQDPVVAQPPPASTEPLPASARSDA, encoded by the exons ATGGCGGAGCCCCCGCGGCCGCAGCGGAAGCTGTCCCGGGTCGGGGAGAGCCTGTACCgcgtgctggggctgcagaagggCAGCTCCCCCGAGGAGATCAAGAAGGCCTACCG GAAGCTGGCTCTCAAGTACCATCCCGACAAGAACCCCGATGACCCAGCGGCAGCCGAGCGCTTCAAGGAGATCAACAGCGCCCATGCCACGCTCAGCGATGTGGACAAGCGCCGCCTGTACGACCAGTACGGCTCCCTCGGCCTCTACGTGGCCGAGCAGTTCGGCGACGATGCTGTCCGGCACTACTTCCTCATGTCCAAGTGGTGGTTCCAG gcactggtgctgtgctgcGGGgccctcacctgctgctgctgctgctgctgctgcttcttctgctgtGGGACGTGCTGCCAGCCCAAGGAGGATGAGTCCTACAAGTACGTGGACCCCAAGGACCTGGAGGCACAGATGCGGGCAGAGGACAGAG ATCCTCAGGACCCTGTGGTAGCACAGCCCCCGCCTGCCAGCACGGAGCCGCTGCCAGCCAGCGCCAGGAGCGATGCCTGA